A genomic region of Mus musculus strain C57BL/6J chromosome 7, GRCm38.p6 C57BL/6J contains the following coding sequences:
- the Klk1b8 gene encoding kallikrein 1-related peptidase b8 preproprotein, translating to MRFLILFLALSLGGIDAAPPLQSRVVGGFNCEKNSQPWQVAVYDNKEHICGGVLLERNWVLTAAHCYVDQYEVWLGKNKLFQEEPSAQHRLVSKSFPHPGFNMSLLTLKEIPPGADFSNDLMLLRLSKPADITDAVKPITLPTKESKLGSTCLASGWGSITPTKWQKPDDLQCVFLKLLPIKNCIENHNVKVTDVMLCAGEMSGGKNICKGDSGGPLICDSVLQGITSTGPIPCGKPGVPAMYTNLIKFNSWIKDTMTKNS from the exons ATGAGGTTCCTGATCCTGTTCCTAGCCCTGTCCCTAGGAGGGATTG ATGCTGCACCTCCTCTCCAGTCTCGGGTGGTTGGAGGATTTAACTGTGAGAAGAATTCCCAACCCTGGCAGGTGGCTGTGTATGACAACAAGGAACACATTTGTGGGGGAGTCCTGTTGGAACGCAACTGGGTTCTCACAGCTGCCCACTGCTATGTCGA cCAGTATGAGGTTTGGCTGGGCAAAAACAAGTTATTCCAAGAGGAACCCTCTGCTCAACACCGATTGGTCAGCAAAAGCTTCCCTCACCCTGGCTTCAACATGAGCCTCCTGACACTCAAAGAGATACCTCCTGGGGCTGACTTCAGCAATGACCTGATGCTGCTCCGCCTCAGCAAGCCTGCTGACATCACAGATGCTGTGAAGCCCATCACCCTGCCCACGAAGGAGTCAAAACTGGGGAGCACATGCCTAGCCTCAGGCTGGGGCAGCATTACACCCACGAAAT GGCAAAAGCCAGATGATCTCCAGTGTGTGTTCCTCAAGCTCCTGCCTATTAAGAACTGTATAGAAAACCACAATGTGAAGGTGACAGATGTCATGCTGTGTGCAGGAGAGATGAGTGGAGGCAAAAACATTTGCAAG GGTGACTCCGGAGGCCCATTGATCTGTGATAGTGTTCTCCAAGGTATCACATCAACAGGCCCTATACCATGCGGTAAACCTGGTGTACCAGCCATGTACACCAACCTTATTAAGTTCAACTCCTGGATAAAAGATACTATGACGAAAAATTCCTGA
- the Klk1b1 gene encoding kallikrein 1-related peptidase b1 preproprotein has protein sequence MWFLILFLALSLGGIDAAPPVQSRIVGGFKCEKNSQPWHVAVYRYKEYICGGVLLDANWVLTAAHCYYEKNNVWLGKNNLYQDEPSAQHRLVSKSFLHPCYNMSLHRNRIQNPQDDYSYDLMLLRLSKPADITDVVKPIALPTEEPKLGSTCLASGWGSIIPVKFQYAKDLQCVNLKLLPNEDCDKAYVQKVTDVMLCAGVKGGGKDTCKGDSGGPLICDGVLQGLTSWGYNPCGEPKKPGVYTKLIKFTSWIKDTLAQNP, from the exons ATGTGGTTCCTGATCCTGTTCCTAGCCCTGTCCCTAGGAGGGATTG ATGCTGCACCTCCTGTCCAGTCTCGAATAGTTGGAGGATTTAAATGTGAGAAGAACTCCCAGCCCTGGCATGTGGCTGTGTACCGCTACAAGGAATATATATGCGGGGGAGTCCTGTTGGATGCCAACTGGGTTCTCACAGCTGCCCACTGCTATTATGA AAAGAACAACGTTTGGCTGGGCAAAAACAACCTATACCAAGATGAACCCTCTGCTCAGCACCGATTAGTCAGCAAAAGCTTCCTTCACCCTTGCTACAACATGAGCCTCCATCGGAACCGCATCCAAAATCCTCAGGACGACTACAGCTATGACCTGATGCTGCTCCGCCTCAGCAAGCCTGCTGACATCACAGATGTTGTGAAGCCCATCGCCCTGCCCACTGAGGAGCCCAAGCTGGGGAGCACATGCCTTGCCTCAGGCTGGGGCAGCATTATACCTGTCAAGT TCCAATATGCAAAAGATCTCCAGTGTGTGAACCTCAAGCTCCTGCCTAATGAGGACTGTGACAAAGCCTATGTACAGAAAGTCACAGATGTCATGCTGTGTGCAGGAGTGAAGGGTGGAGGCAAAGACACTTGTAAG GGAGACTCAGGAGGCCCACTGATCTGTGATGGTGTTCTCCAAGGTCTCACATCATGGGGCTATAACCCATGTGGTGAACCCAAAAAGCCGGGCGTCTACACCAAACTTATTAAGTTCACCTCCTGGATCAAAGACACTTTGGCCCAAAACCCCTGA
- the Klk1b9 gene encoding kallikrein 1-related peptidase b9 preproprotein, giving the protein MRFLILFLALSLGGIDAAPPVHSRIVGGFKCEKNSQPWHVAVYRYNEYICGGVLLDANWVLTAAHCYYEENKVSLGKNNLYEEEPSAQHRLVSKSFLHPGYNRSLHRNHIRHPEYDYSNDLMLLRLSKPADITDVVKPIALPTEEPKLGSTCLASGWGSTTPFKFQNAKDLQCVNLKLLPNEDCGKAHIEKVTDVMLCAGETDGGKDTCKGDSGGPLICDGVLQGITSWGFTPCGEPKKPGVYTKLIKFTSWIKDTMAKNL; this is encoded by the exons ATGAGGTTCCTGATCCTGTTCCTAGCCCTGTCCCTAGGAGGGATTG ATGCTGCACCTCCTGTCCACTCTCGAATTGTTGGAGGATTTAAATGTGAGAAGAATTCCCAACCCTGGCATGTGGCTGTGTACCGTTACAACGAATATATATGCGGGGGTGTCCTGTTGGATGCCAACTGGGTTCTCACAGCTGCCCACTGCTATTACGA AGAGAACAAGGTTTCCCTAGGAAAAAACAACCTATACGAAGAGGAACCCTCTGCTCAGCACCGATTGGTCAGCAAAAGCTTCCTTCACCCTGGCTACAACAGGAGCCTCCATAGAAACCACATCCGACATCCTGAGTATGACTACAGCAATGACCTGATGCTGCTCCGCCTCAGCAAGCCTGCTGACATCACAGATGTTGTGAAGCCCATCGCCCTGCCTACTGAGGAGCCCAAGCTGGGGAGCACATGCCTTGCCTCAGGCTGGGGCAGCACTACACCTTTCAAGT tccaaaatgcaaaagatctccAGTGTGTGAACCTCAAGCTCCTGCCTAATGAGGACTGTGGCAAAGCCCACATAGAGAAGGTGACAGATGTCATGCTGTGTGCAGGAGAGACAGATGGAGGCAAAGACACTTGCAAG GGAGACTCAGGAGGCCCACTGATCTGTGATGGTGTTCTCCAAGGTATCACATCATGGGGCTTTACCCCATGTGGTGAACCCAAAAAGCCGGGCGTCTACACCAAACTTATTAAGTTTACCTCCTGGATCAAAGACACTATGGCAAAAAACCTCTGA